In the genome of Blastopirellula marina, the window AGTTGATGTCGATCACATCAAAGCCAGCTTCCACTAGCTTGGCAGCACCAGCAGCAAACTGCTCTGGCTCGGCCCCCATCAACTGCCCCCCGACTGGGTGTTCTTCGTCGGCAATTGACAGGAAGTGGCGATTTTTTTTCCGGTCGTTCAGCTCGACCAGGAACTTGTCGAGCATCACTTCGCAGATGGTATAGGAGGCACCCATACGACGCGCGATGACGCGCATCGACATATCGCTGTATCCAGAAAGAGCAGCTTGTACGAGCGGGAAATCAAGCTCTAAATTGCCAAGTCGTAGGGCCATAGGGCCGTTAATACCTCGAAAATCGATTCAACCGGTGCCGTTTATCACCAAGATATCAGCTGTGCCGCCAGCGAATAGTGTGACTTTCCGCCAACTATTGATATTTGCATCAAGAGAATGTTTTCGCGCACCGAGGAATTTTTGAACTTCAGTAAAGGCCGCCCATTGGGTGGTCGATAAGTGCTCATATAGAACTGTTTCATGAACTGAATTACCCCAGCCAGAAACATTCGTGAGCACACGTCGCTGGTTCCTGAGATCACCAGCGACGATGAAGGGGTCGAATGGTTACCTGCCCCAACCGTTCGGCCCCGTTTTTATTTCTTGGTCTGATCTTAGTGCAGAATAGGGCAGACGTCGAACCATTGCCGGCCATGCTCGGCCATCCAGTCGTTCGATTCGTTTGGTCCCCAGTAGCCGGTCTCGTACAGGTGCAGTGTCGGGGCCTTCTCACTTCGCCAGGTCTGGATGATCGGGTCGATGATCCCCCAGGCCAATTCCACTTCGTCGCTGCGTGCAAACAGGCTGGCATCCCCTTGGATCGCATCCAATAGCAATCGCTGGTACGCGTCGGGCATTTCCCCCTGAAACTCTTTGCAGAAGCGAAAGTCCAGCGGGCTGGTGCGTGTCATCATGCCTGAGTCAGGCACCTTGGTCTGGATCTGCAGCTGCAAACCTTCCGCAGGTTGAATCTGCATCACCAGGCGACATGCGTCCACGTATGATTTCTGACCGAAGAGCGAGTGGGGTGGATGACGGTATTGAATGACGATCTGGGTCGTGCGACATGACATCCCTTTGCCGCTACGCAAATAGAACGGCACGCCATTCCAGCGCCAGTTATCAACCCACAGCCGCAGGGCAGCGAATGTTTCGGTCTGGCTGTCGCGCGGCACGCCTTCTTCCTGGCGGTAGCCGGCATACTGCCCGCGAAGCGTTTCATTGGCGATTTCCTCCGAGGCCATCGGGCGGATAGCCTGCAGGACCTTGACCTTTTCATCCCGCACCATGTCGGCGTCGAAGCGAACGGGAGCTTCCATTGCCGTGACCATCAGCAGTTGCAGCAGATGGTTTTGGAACATGTCCCGCAGCACGCCGGCCTGATCGTAGTAACCGCCACGGCGTCCCACAACCACTTCTTCGGCCACGGTGATCTGAACGTGGTCGATGTAGTTGCGATTCCACAGTGGTTCAAAGATCGAGTTAGCAAACCGCATCACCATCAAGTTCTGAACTGTTTCTTTTCCCAGGTAGTGGTCGATGCGATAGACCATCTCTTCAGGGAAGACGCGATTGACGTCGGTGTTCAACTTCTTGGCCGTGCCCAGGTCGTAGCCGAATGGTTTTTCCAGCACGATACGTCGCGGGCCTTCTTCCTGATTCGCCAGGCCAGATTCTCCCAGCTTATCGATCGCAGCGATGTAAAGCCGTGGTGCCGTCGACAGGTAATAGACTCGCTCAGCCGGTCCCGCTTCCAGCTTTTCCAGCAGCCACTTCAGCCCTTGCAGGTCTTCCAACTGAGTCAGGTCGCCGGGGTGATAGTAGATGTTGGCGGCGAACTTGTTCCACGACTCTTCTTCAAATTTCGAGTCGGTGAACTTCTGCGTGCTCTTCTTCAGTTCGTCCCGCCAGGCAT includes:
- the zwf gene encoding glucose-6-phosphate dehydrogenase; the protein is MSHTIVIFGASGDLTSRKLIPALYLLSKKKRLPEGTRIVGMSRTEFSHDAWRDELKKSTQKFTDSKFEEESWNKFAANIYYHPGDLTQLEDLQGLKWLLEKLEAGPAERVYYLSTAPRLYIAAIDKLGESGLANQEEGPRRIVLEKPFGYDLGTAKKLNTDVNRVFPEEMVYRIDHYLGKETVQNLMVMRFANSIFEPLWNRNYIDHVQITVAEEVVVGRRGGYYDQAGVLRDMFQNHLLQLLMVTAMEAPVRFDADMVRDEKVKVLQAIRPMASEEIANETLRGQYAGYRQEEGVPRDSQTETFAALRLWVDNWRWNGVPFYLRSGKGMSCRTTQIVIQYRHPPHSLFGQKSYVDACRLVMQIQPAEGLQLQIQTKVPDSGMMTRTSPLDFRFCKEFQGEMPDAYQRLLLDAIQGDASLFARSDEVELAWGIIDPIIQTWRSEKAPTLHLYETGYWGPNESNDWMAEHGRQWFDVCPILH